A section of the Cololabis saira isolate AMF1-May2022 chromosome 6, fColSai1.1, whole genome shotgun sequence genome encodes:
- the LOC133446111 gene encoding uncharacterized protein LOC133446111, producing MHGVKFTMYLENSEQSKVSGDGALSTEAILSEKCVVPKVTETAGLSSPSKGSAELGIKGLADYTGQTVVGDMDPALLCEQHGNSNAEETESSPYCNGNAEIFEQYSASDGFFESGQNLDETETAGLSRPFDGCAQHCECFRLYKSSELCANHSLASICCPCCEHCPKHLRLFQQCKPSDQQSESSDFEPDEVGENCDSFQQHGRSYFTPESTDRFELRQQYEPLIQQGDSFDSEQDTSTEDSEQSFSDIISDSLDAFDCSAKPFDYDESLTQTAYMDNDEEHDESYEPEQNEMELSDEESPRLSDDTPIQVDFDDNDPFTREFSETPLYEQDNFQLASTAEMTTGAGDSCGNDDDGYEPTQLSDYENSVDFWTEEDGRSECSSVESRSFKTCLDDSFPSDPCSDSSEESDKGAQEDSSDDQIQWESFEEEDEDTQESNTNRSNEDTKKTPTADVVIEDFFDFFDRVDPHAFAQKRQYISCFDGGDVHYRLHLEEEAQKRSITPVHTFEDLDENMNEQEDDVCSEEAPDESDEVNENQSEDWTIQSHSSSTQDEAEEDGSERFALDAEDSEEAEYDEASDRHVCDVCDQELEVCRRSVIGESMFAPCAKEISVEGDAYEDQVSTRQKQEHLSDNSSAIDETETNADHKEQDEDEPKPELSVYLSCSEMEPYWTLVYADRSGEFCESGVEEYFAYQIRTIQTSWKQALNGFISEGQSKYESAAPRNETEEALSSLPETKSEPYKSVTFEITDITDLESTVVEETANEQSAESEEELNDISREIEPPLGIIHSIVLQHANEARDSEEEQSDDESYECCECEHCCPPVEQVPEKPLLSQIQSNDAGKICVVIDLDETLVHSSFKPVNNADFIIPVEIEGTAHQVHVLKRPHVDEFLKRMGELFECVLFTASLSKYADPVSDLLDKCGAFSSRLFREACVFHKGNYVKDLSRLGRDLSRVIIIDNSPASYIFHPENAVSVVSWFNDTSDTELLDLIPFFERLNEADDIYDILKQRTTSS from the exons GGCGCTGTCTACCGAGGCTATTCTttctgagaaatgtgtggtCCCCAAAGTTACAGAAACTGCAGGTCTAAGCAGCCCTTCAAAGGGAAGTGCTGAACTGGGGATAAAGGGTCTGGCAGATTACACTGGGCAGACTGTTGTTGGAGACATGGACCCAGCTCTCCTTTGTGAGCAACATGGCAACTCAAATGCAGAGGAGACTGAATCCTCCCCGTACTGCAATGGAAACGCTGAGATTTTCGAGCAATACTCAGCGAGTGATGGATTTTTTGAATCCGGCCAGAACCTCGACGAGACGGAGACTGCGGGGTTAAGCCGACCATTTGACGGATGTGCTCAACACTGTGAGTGTTTTAGACTCTACAAGTCCTCTGAGCTCTGTGCTAATCATAGCTTAGCTTCCATATGTTGTCCTTGCTGTGAACACTGTCCAAAACACCTCAGATTATTCCAGCAATGTAAGCCCTCCGATCAACAGTCAGAGTCTTCTGACTTTGAGCCGGATGAAGTAGGAGAGAACTGTGACAGTTTTCAGCAGCATGgaaggtcttatttcacacctGAATCCACAGATCGGTTTGAGTTACGACAACAATATGAACCGTTGATTCAACAGGGCGACTCGTTTGACTCTGAGCAAGACACATCGACAGAGGACTCGGAACAAAGTTTTTCAGATATCATCTCTGACTCCCTGGATGCGTTTGACTGCTCTGCTAAACCTTTTGATTATGATGAAAGTCTGACCCAGACTGCATACATGGATAATGATGAAGAACATGATGAGAGCTATGAGCCAGAACAAAATGAAATGGAGCTAAGTGACGAGGAGTCACCCAGATTATCGGATGACACTCCCATCCAGGTGGATTTTGATGACAATGACCCCTTTACAAGAGAGTTCAGTGAAACCCCTTTGTATGAACAAGACAATTTTCAGCTGGCTTCCACAGCAGAGATGACCACAGGTGCCGGCGATTCGTGCGGAAACGATGATGATGGTTATGAACCAACTCAACTGAGCGACTATGAGAACAGTGTTGACTTCTGGACTGAAGAGGACGGCCGCTCAGAATGCTCTTCTGTGGAATCCAGATCCTTCAAGACTTGTCTCGATGACAGTTTTCCTTCTGATCCTTGCTCCGATTCGTCCGAGGAGTCTGACAAGGGAGCACAGGAAGATTCAAGTGATGACCAGATTCAGTGGGAATCTtttgaggaggaggatgaagacacCCAGGAAAGCAATACGAACCGAAGTAACGAGGATACAAAGAAAACGCCAACAGCTGATGTGGTTATTGAGGACTTCTTCGACTTCTTTGACAGAGTTGACCCCCATGCGTTTGCCCAAAAACGTCAATACATCTCCTGCTTTGATGGGGGGGATGTTCATTACCGGCTGCATCTTGAAGAGGAAGCACAGAAGCGTAGCATCACACCTGTACATACATTTGAAGACCTGGACGAGAACATGAATGAACAAGAAGATGATGTATGTTCTGAAGAAGCACCAGATGAGTCAGATGAGGTCAATGAAAATCAGTCTGAAGATTGGACCATACAATCACATTCAAGTTCCACCCAAGATGAAGCTGAAGAAGACGGATCTGAAAGATTTGCACTTGACGCAGAGGACAGTGAGGAGGCAGAGTATGATGAAGCTTCCGATAGGCATGTTTGTGATGTCTGTGATCAGGAACTCGAGGTCTGCCGGCGATCTGTCATTGGGGAGAGTATGTTTGCTCCATGCGCCAAAGAAATCTCGGTTGAAGGCGATGCTTATGAGGATCAGGTCTCGACTCGTCAGAAACAAGAACACCTCAGTGATAATTCCTCCGCAATTGATGAGACAGAGACAAATGCTGATCACAAAGAACAGGATGAAGACGAGCCCAAGCCTGAGCTCAGTGTTTATCTTTCATGTTCAGAAATGGAGCCATATTGGACACTCGTGTATGCTGACAGAAGTGGCGAATTTTGTGAATCTGGCGTTGAAGAATACTTCGCATATCAGATTAGAACCATTCAGACATCTTGGAAACAAGCTCTAAATGGATTTATATCAGAAGGACAATCAAAATATGAAAGCGCTGCTCCCAGGAACGAGACTGAAGAGGCGCTTTCCTCTCTGCCTGAGACCAAGTCAGAGCCGTACAAATCAGTCACATTTGAAATTACTGACATCACAGATCTTGAGTCCACTGTTGTGGAAGAAACAGCCAATGAGCAAAGTGCAGAATCAGAGGAGGAGTTGAATGACATCTCAAGAGAAATAGAACCCCCTTTAGGTATTATTCACAGCATTGTCTTGCAGCATGCAAACGAGGCCAGGGATTCGGAAGAGGAGCAGAGCGACGACGAATCGTACGAGTGTTGTGAATGCGAGCACTGCTGTCCTCCAGTGGAGCAG GTTCCAGAAAAACCACTGCTCTCGCAAATTCAGTCAAATGATGCAGGGAAGATCTGCGTGGTCATTGATTTGGATGAAACTCTAGTGCACAGCTCATTTAAG cCAGTCAACAATGCAGATTTTATCATTCCAGTGGAAATTGAAGGAACAGCTCACCAG GTCCATGTACTAAAGAGACCCCATGTTGATGAATTCCTGAAGAGGATGGGAGAATTATTTGAGTGTGTTCTCTTTACAGCAAGTTTATCCAAG TATGCTGATCCAGTGTCAGACCTGTTGGATAAATGCGGGGCCTTCAGCAGCCGTCTCTTCCGAGAGGCGTGCGTCTTCCACAAAGGGAACTACGTCAAAGACCTGAGCCGTTTAGGAAGAGACCTCAGCAGGGTTATCATCATTGACAACTCCCCAGCCTCCTACATCTTCCACCCAGAAAACGCA GTTTCTGTCGTTTCCTGGTTTAATGacacatcagacacagagctccTCGATCTTATCCCCTTCTTTGAGAGACTTAACGAAGCGGACGACATCTATGATATTCTCAAACAGCGGACGACTTCCAGCTAA